Proteins from a genomic interval of Pseudomonas asplenii:
- a CDS encoding MAPEG family protein: MTPAFWCVLIAIILPYLCTGIAKFSGGKYGPRQNHDPRAFLETLDGFAKRAHSAQLNSFEVTPAFAAAVIIAHLAGHASLVTINVLAVLFVTSRLLYIICYLADWAVLRSVVWLVGMGLILSFFFVSI; this comes from the coding sequence ATGACTCCAGCATTCTGGTGTGTATTGATCGCGATCATCCTGCCGTACCTGTGCACTGGCATTGCCAAGTTCAGTGGCGGCAAGTACGGGCCCCGGCAAAACCACGATCCGCGGGCGTTTCTGGAAACCCTCGACGGTTTTGCCAAACGCGCGCATTCGGCGCAATTGAACAGTTTCGAAGTGACGCCGGCCTTCGCGGCGGCGGTGATCATTGCGCATCTGGCGGGACACGCCTCGCTGGTGACAATCAATGTGCTGGCGGTGCTGTTCGTCACCAGTCGGCTGCTGTACATCATCTGCTACCTGGCTGACTGGGCGGTGTTGCGCTCGGTGGTGTGGTTGGTGGGGATGGGGTTGATTCTGAGTTTCTTCTTCGTATCCATCTGA
- the mltA gene encoding murein transglycosylase A translates to MKNTYKRLGWSLLALALLAGCNGKDNQPHVAVTTYVKADWKALPSVSDADLQAGFASWRSACTRLKNDATWANTCAAASNVPTEPAAIRAFLQQNLEVYGLRSAQNSADGLITGYYEPVYPGSLTRTDKATVPVYGVPDDLIIVQLESIYPELKGKRLRGRLEGRVVKPYDDAALIATQGVKAPVLAWLTDPMDLQFLQIQGSGRIRLDDGRQLRIGYADQNGYPYRAIGRWLVEQGELKKEDVTMGTISAWAKAHPTRIPQLLGSNPSYVFFARNPDSNEGPRGSLNVPLTAGYSVAVDRKVIPLGSLLWLSTTRPDGTPLVRPVAAQDTGGAIAGEVRADLFWGTGDAAGQLAGDMKQKGNIWMLWPKGMALPQVPDIGS, encoded by the coding sequence ATGAAAAACACTTACAAACGCCTTGGCTGGAGCCTGCTCGCCCTGGCACTGCTAGCCGGCTGTAACGGCAAGGACAACCAGCCCCATGTGGCGGTGACCACCTATGTAAAGGCTGACTGGAAAGCGCTGCCGAGCGTTTCCGATGCCGACCTGCAGGCCGGCTTTGCCTCGTGGCGCAGTGCCTGCACCCGTTTGAAGAACGACGCTACCTGGGCGAACACCTGCGCCGCCGCGAGCAATGTGCCCACGGAGCCAGCAGCCATTCGCGCCTTCCTCCAGCAGAACCTCGAGGTCTACGGACTGCGCTCGGCGCAAAACAGTGCAGACGGCTTGATCACCGGCTATTACGAGCCGGTCTACCCCGGCAGCCTGACCCGCACGGACAAGGCCACGGTGCCGGTCTACGGCGTACCAGACGATCTGATCATCGTCCAACTGGAAAGCATCTACCCCGAACTCAAGGGCAAACGCCTGCGCGGACGCCTGGAAGGCCGCGTCGTCAAACCCTATGACGATGCCGCACTGATCGCCACCCAGGGCGTCAAGGCGCCGGTGCTGGCCTGGCTGACCGACCCTATGGACCTGCAGTTCCTGCAGATCCAGGGCTCGGGTCGAATTCGCCTGGATGACGGTCGACAACTGCGGATCGGTTACGCGGACCAGAACGGCTACCCCTACCGCGCCATTGGCCGCTGGCTGGTGGAACAGGGCGAGCTGAAAAAGGAAGACGTCACCATGGGCACCATCAGCGCCTGGGCCAAGGCGCATCCGACGCGCATCCCGCAGTTGCTGGGCAGCAACCCGAGTTACGTGTTCTTCGCCCGCAACCCGGACAGCAACGAAGGTCCGCGCGGCTCGCTGAACGTGCCGCTGACCGCCGGCTATAGCGTCGCGGTGGACCGCAAGGTCATTCCACTGGGCAGCCTGCTGTGGCTGTCGACGACCCGCCCGGACGGCACGCCGCTGGTGCGGCCGGTGGCTGCGCAGGATACCGGCGGGGCCATCGCCGGCGAAGTGCGTGCCGATCTGTTCTGGGGTACCGGTGATGCCGCCGGGCAACTGGCCGGGGACATGAAACAGAAGGGCAATATCTGGATGCTGTGGCCCAAGGGCATGGCGTTGCCCCAGGTGCCGGATATCGGTAGCTGA
- a CDS encoding c-type cytochrome → MTIKKIFVVLLAGLSLAACGGIDPNSPLGQRKAIFKQMLKTSEDLGGMLRGRIPFDGPRFAEGAIKLDSLSHEPWKHFPQVKETEHTSAKADVWQKQARFQELARSLEGATGELVIASKVQPYQASLLRPAVERVEDACDACHKEFRDH, encoded by the coding sequence ATGACTATCAAGAAAATATTCGTTGTATTGCTGGCCGGCCTGAGCCTCGCCGCCTGTGGCGGTATCGATCCGAATTCGCCATTGGGCCAGCGCAAGGCCATTTTCAAGCAGATGCTCAAGACCAGCGAGGATCTGGGCGGCATGTTGCGCGGCCGGATTCCTTTCGACGGCCCGCGTTTTGCCGAGGGCGCAATCAAACTGGACAGCTTGTCCCATGAGCCGTGGAAACACTTCCCACAGGTCAAGGAAACGGAGCATACCAGCGCGAAGGCTGATGTCTGGCAAAAACAGGCGCGCTTCCAGGAACTGGCCCGTTCGCTGGAGGGCGCCACCGGCGAGCTGGTGATTGCCAGCAAGGTTCAGCCCTACCAGGCCAGTCTGCTCAGGCCGGCGGTAGAGCGGGTCGAGGATGCCTGCGATGCCTGCCACAAGGAGTTTCGCGATCACTGA
- a CDS encoding DUF1090 domain-containing protein encodes MKFPSPLVLFTLCTVMAAPLLAAEEQPELTGCAAKRQAIGNQLEIAKTQGNSEQQAGLEKALDEVTTHCTDASLKKERENKVLDARHEVSRRQSDLDKAMKKGDPDKINKRKDKLAESRKVLQEALDELDK; translated from the coding sequence ATGAAATTTCCCTCTCCACTGGTGCTTTTCACCCTGTGCACCGTCATGGCCGCCCCGCTCCTGGCTGCCGAAGAACAACCCGAACTGACCGGCTGTGCAGCCAAGCGCCAGGCGATCGGCAACCAGCTTGAAATCGCCAAGACCCAAGGCAACAGCGAACAACAGGCCGGCCTGGAAAAAGCCCTGGATGAAGTCACCACCCATTGCACCGATGCTTCGCTGAAAAAGGAGCGGGAAAACAAGGTGCTCGACGCCAGGCACGAAGTCAGCCGCCGCCAGTCCGATCTCGACAAGGCAATGAAAAAGGGCGACCCGGACAAGATCAACAAGCGCAAGGACAAGCTGGCCGAGTCGCGCAAGGTGTTGCAGGAAGCGCTGGACGAGTTGGACAAGTAA
- the ligB gene encoding NAD-dependent DNA ligase LigB, with product MHLFPGFVFSLCCFTAHAAPCPDWPKERGLREIEALGQQIAQWDERYHRQGVSPVADELYDQSRQALQRWRGCFTANETPPDSPLLKARGPTPHPFAHTGLDKLPDEQAVRDWIGKRQDLWVQPKIDGVAVTLSYRQGRLHQIISRGDGLTGQDWTDSARLITAIPAQLPHPLDLVLQGELYWRQNNHIQAEHGSLNARSTVAGLMARHQLQAHEAEGIGLFVWDWPDGPKTQLERLQGLSALGFPDSATYSQPISQFAEARHWREYWFRQPLPFASDGVVLRQGQRPPARLWQARPPHWGVAWKYPYAQALAHVRKVSFAIGRTGRITPLLELIPVRLDDRQIRRVSVGSLPRWRELDVRPGDQVAISLAGLTIPRLDDVVWRSVEREPVAVPDPEDFHELSCWRYSPGCESQFLARLAWLSGKQGLALPRLGRGTWEKLIRAGRLEQLLDWLTLDARELANIAGLGPHGSRQLLDNVQMARQQPFERWLKALGLPATAGIRLDGTWQSLASRSIEDWQGQPGIGPERAAQLSAFFRHPQVLALAESLRVAGIDGF from the coding sequence ATGCACCTTTTCCCTGGTTTCGTATTTTCCCTCTGCTGTTTCACTGCCCATGCCGCGCCCTGCCCGGACTGGCCGAAAGAACGTGGCCTGCGCGAAATCGAGGCCCTGGGGCAACAGATCGCGCAATGGGATGAACGCTACCATCGCCAAGGCGTTTCGCCGGTGGCCGACGAACTCTACGATCAATCCCGTCAGGCCCTACAACGCTGGCGTGGCTGTTTTACCGCCAACGAAACCCCACCGGACAGTCCACTGCTCAAGGCCCGCGGACCGACGCCCCATCCCTTTGCCCATACCGGTCTGGACAAACTGCCGGACGAACAGGCGGTCCGCGACTGGATCGGCAAACGCCAGGATCTGTGGGTCCAGCCCAAAATCGATGGCGTGGCGGTGACGCTCAGCTATCGGCAAGGCCGATTGCACCAGATCATCAGCCGGGGCGACGGCCTCACGGGCCAGGACTGGACCGACAGTGCCCGTCTGATCACGGCTATTCCCGCGCAGTTGCCACATCCGCTCGACCTGGTACTGCAGGGCGAGCTGTACTGGCGCCAGAACAACCATATCCAGGCCGAACACGGCAGCCTGAACGCCCGCAGCACGGTCGCCGGCCTGATGGCCCGGCACCAGTTGCAAGCCCACGAAGCCGAAGGCATCGGGCTGTTCGTCTGGGACTGGCCCGATGGCCCGAAGACCCAGCTTGAACGCCTGCAGGGGCTGAGCGCACTGGGCTTCCCCGACAGCGCGACCTACAGCCAGCCGATCAGCCAGTTTGCCGAGGCCCGACACTGGCGCGAGTACTGGTTCCGCCAGCCGTTACCGTTCGCCAGCGACGGCGTGGTTCTGCGCCAGGGCCAACGACCACCTGCACGTCTCTGGCAGGCACGACCACCGCATTGGGGCGTCGCCTGGAAATACCCTTACGCCCAGGCCCTGGCCCATGTGCGCAAGGTCAGCTTTGCGATCGGCCGCACCGGACGGATCACGCCTCTGCTCGAACTGATCCCGGTACGCCTGGATGATCGACAGATCAGGCGGGTCAGCGTCGGCTCCCTGCCACGCTGGCGGGAACTGGACGTGCGCCCCGGCGATCAGGTGGCGATCAGCCTGGCCGGCCTGACCATCCCGCGCCTGGACGACGTGGTCTGGCGCAGCGTCGAGCGTGAACCAGTGGCGGTTCCCGACCCGGAAGATTTTCATGAGTTGAGTTGCTGGCGCTACAGCCCAGGCTGCGAGAGCCAGTTTCTCGCCCGCCTGGCCTGGCTGAGCGGCAAGCAGGGGCTGGCGCTGCCAAGACTGGGACGCGGTACCTGGGAAAAGCTGATTCGTGCGGGGCGTCTTGAACAACTGCTCGATTGGCTGACCCTTGATGCCCGCGAGCTTGCTAACATTGCCGGCCTGGGCCCGCATGGCAGTCGACAGTTGCTCGATAACGTACAAATGGCCCGGCAGCAGCCATTCGAGCGCTGGCTGAAAGCCCTGGGATTGCCGGCAACCGCCGGCATCAGGCTGGACGGTACCTGGCAATCGCTCGCCAGCCGAAGCATTGAGGACTGGCAAGGCCAACCTGGGATCGGTCCCGAACGGGCCGCGCAATTGAGTGCCTTCTTTCGGCACCCGCAAGTGCTGGCCTTGGCTGAATCATTGCGTGTAGCCGGAATCGATGGGTTCTGA
- the metK gene encoding methionine adenosyltransferase, protein MSEYSVFTSESVSEGHPDKIADQISDAVLDAIIAQDKFARVACETLVKTGVAIIAGEVTTSAWVDLEDIVRNVILDIGYNSSEVGFDGATCGVMNIIGKQSVDIAQGVDRSRPEDQGAGDQGLMFGYASNETPELMPAPIAYSHQLVQRQAEARKSGLLPWLRPDAKSQVTCRYEGGKVVGVDAIVLSTQHNPDVSYKDLREGVMELIVKQVIPAELLTKDTQFHINPTGNFIIGGPVGDCGLTGRKIIVDSYGGMARHGGGAFSGKDPSKVDRSAAYAGRYVAKNIVAAGLADRCEIQVSYAIGVAQPTSISLNTFGTGKISDDQIIKLVREIFDLRPYAITTMLDLLHPMYQETAAYGHFGRTPEQKTVGEDTFTTFTWEKTDRIDALRAAAGL, encoded by the coding sequence ATGAGCGAATATTCCGTTTTCACCTCCGAGTCCGTGTCTGAAGGGCATCCGGACAAGATCGCCGACCAGATTTCCGATGCGGTACTGGACGCCATCATTGCTCAGGACAAATTTGCCCGCGTCGCGTGCGAAACCCTGGTCAAGACCGGCGTGGCGATCATCGCTGGCGAAGTCACCACCTCGGCCTGGGTCGACCTGGAAGACATCGTCCGTAACGTGATTCTCGACATCGGCTACAACAGCTCCGAGGTCGGCTTCGACGGTGCTACCTGCGGCGTGATGAACATCATCGGCAAGCAGTCGGTGGACATCGCCCAAGGCGTTGACCGCAGCCGGCCGGAAGACCAGGGTGCCGGCGACCAGGGCCTGATGTTCGGCTACGCCAGCAACGAAACCCCGGAGCTGATGCCAGCCCCGATCGCCTACTCCCACCAGTTGGTCCAGCGCCAGGCCGAGGCCCGCAAGTCCGGCCTGCTGCCGTGGCTGCGCCCGGATGCCAAGTCGCAGGTGACCTGCCGTTATGAAGGTGGCAAGGTGGTTGGCGTCGACGCCATCGTCCTGTCGACCCAGCACAACCCTGACGTGTCCTACAAGGATTTGCGCGAAGGCGTGATGGAACTGATCGTCAAGCAGGTCATTCCAGCCGAGCTGCTGACCAAGGACACCCAGTTCCACATCAACCCGACCGGTAACTTCATCATCGGTGGTCCGGTAGGCGACTGCGGCCTGACCGGCCGCAAGATCATCGTCGACAGCTACGGCGGCATGGCCCGTCACGGCGGTGGCGCATTCTCCGGCAAGGACCCGTCCAAGGTTGACCGCTCCGCGGCCTACGCCGGTCGCTACGTGGCCAAGAACATCGTCGCTGCCGGCCTGGCCGACCGTTGCGAAATCCAGGTTTCCTACGCCATCGGCGTCGCCCAGCCGACCTCGATCTCGTTGAACACCTTCGGCACCGGCAAGATCAGCGATGACCAGATCATCAAGCTGGTCCGCGAAATCTTCGACCTGCGCCCATACGCCATCACCACCATGCTCGACCTGCTGCACCCGATGTACCAGGAGACCGCAGCCTACGGCCACTTCGGCCGTACCCCGGAGCAGAAAACCGTGGGCGAAGATACCTTCACCACCTTCACCTGGGAAAAAACCGACCGCATCGACGCCCTGCGCGCAGCTGCCGGCCTGTAA
- a CDS encoding ArsR/SmtB family transcription factor, with the protein MNLPAPALHHDHCDELSALCKAGGDPLRLNVLRALANDSFGVLELAQIFAIGQSGMSHHLKVLAQAALVATRREGNAIFYRRALPHTELPGGKLHAALLDEVDALPLPLDVQARIAQVHGQRAAASQDFFARVAEKFRAQQDLIAGLPQYRDSVLALLDKLNFAADATALEIGPGDGGFLPELARRFQQVTALDNSPAMLELARQLCEREALSNVSLQLADALQNNSLQADCVVLNMVLHHFAAPAEALKQMTGLLQPGGSLLVTELCSHNQSWAREACGDLWLGFEQEDLARWAIAAGLVPEDSLYVGLRNGFQIQVRHFQRPAGATQHR; encoded by the coding sequence ATGAACCTACCCGCGCCCGCGCTGCATCATGATCACTGCGATGAGCTGTCCGCCCTGTGCAAGGCCGGCGGCGACCCATTGCGGCTGAACGTCTTGCGGGCGCTGGCCAACGACTCGTTTGGCGTACTGGAATTGGCGCAGATATTCGCCATCGGCCAATCGGGCATGAGCCACCACCTCAAGGTATTGGCCCAGGCTGCCCTGGTGGCCACGCGTCGGGAAGGCAATGCGATCTTCTACCGCCGCGCCCTGCCCCATACCGAATTGCCGGGGGGCAAGCTGCATGCAGCACTGCTCGACGAAGTCGACGCCCTGCCACTGCCCCTCGATGTGCAGGCGCGGATCGCCCAGGTGCACGGGCAACGGGCCGCCGCCAGCCAGGACTTCTTCGCGCGGGTGGCGGAAAAATTCCGCGCCCAGCAGGACCTCATTGCCGGCCTGCCGCAATACCGCGACAGCGTCCTGGCCCTGCTCGACAAGCTCAACTTCGCTGCCGACGCCACGGCTCTGGAAATCGGCCCCGGCGACGGTGGTTTCCTGCCCGAGCTGGCGCGACGCTTTCAGCAGGTCACGGCGCTGGACAACAGCCCGGCGATGCTTGAGCTGGCCCGCCAGCTGTGCGAACGCGAAGCGTTGAGCAACGTCAGCCTGCAACTGGCCGATGCCTTGCAGAACAACAGTCTCCAGGCCGACTGCGTGGTCCTGAACATGGTCCTGCACCATTTCGCCGCGCCGGCCGAAGCCTTGAAGCAGATGACCGGGTTGCTGCAACCCGGCGGCAGTCTGCTGGTAACCGAGTTATGCAGCCACAACCAGAGTTGGGCCAGAGAGGCCTGCGGTGATCTCTGGTTGGGGTTCGAACAGGAAGATCTGGCCCGTTGGGCCATCGCTGCGGGACTCGTGCCCGAGGACAGCCTCTATGTAGGCTTACGTAATGGTTTCCAGATTCAGGTTCGCCACTTTCAGCGACCGGCTGGTGCCACTCAACATCGGTAA
- the tkt gene encoding transketolase: MPSRRERANAIRALSMDAVQKANSGHPGAPMGMADIAEVLWRDYLKHNPSNPSFADRDRFVLSNGHGSMLIYSLLHLTGYDLSIDDLKSFRQLHSRTPGHPEFGYTPGVETTTGPLGQGLANAVGFALAEKVLGAQFNRPGHNIVDHHTYVFLGDGCMMEGISHEVASLAGTLGLGKLIAFYDDNGISIDGEVEGWFTDDTPKRFESYNWQVIRNVDGHDPEEIKTAIETARKSEQPTLICCKTTIGFGSPNKQGKEDCHGAPLGDAEIALTRAALKWNYGPFEIPADIYAEWDAKEAGRAVEAEWDQRFAAYSAAFPTEANELIRRLSGELPADFSEKASAYIAEVAAKGETIASRKASQNTLNAFGPLLPEFLGGSADLAGSNLTLWKGCKGVSAEDASGNYMYYGVREFGMTAIMNGVALHGGLVPYGATFLMFMEYARNAVRMSALMKKRVIHVYTHDSIGLGEDGPTHQPIEQLTSLRSTPNLDTWRPADAVESAVAWKSAIERKDGPSALIFSRQNLQHQQRDAAQIDNISRGGYVLKDCAGEPELILIATGSEVGLAVQAFDKLTEQGRKVRVVSMPCTSLFDAQDASYKQAVLPLQVGARIAIEAAHADYWYKYVGLEGRVIGMTTYGESAPASALFEEFGFTLENILGQAEELLED; this comes from the coding sequence ATGCCCAGCCGTCGTGAGCGTGCCAACGCCATTCGTGCCCTCAGCATGGATGCCGTGCAAAAAGCCAACAGCGGCCATCCCGGTGCCCCCATGGGCATGGCGGATATCGCCGAAGTGCTTTGGCGCGATTATCTGAAACACAACCCGAGCAACCCGTCGTTCGCCGACCGTGACCGTTTCGTACTGTCCAACGGCCACGGCTCGATGCTGATCTACTCGTTGCTGCACCTGACCGGCTACGACCTGTCGATCGATGACCTGAAAAGCTTCCGTCAACTGCACAGCCGTACCCCGGGCCACCCGGAATTCGGTTACACCCCGGGCGTGGAAACCACCACCGGCCCACTCGGCCAGGGTCTGGCCAACGCGGTCGGTTTCGCCCTGGCGGAAAAGGTTCTGGGTGCCCAGTTCAACCGCCCTGGTCACAACATCGTCGACCACCACACCTATGTGTTCCTGGGTGACGGCTGCATGATGGAAGGCATTTCCCATGAAGTCGCGTCCCTGGCCGGTACCCTGGGTCTGGGCAAGCTGATCGCCTTTTATGACGACAACGGCATCTCCATCGACGGTGAAGTCGAAGGCTGGTTCACCGACGATACGCCCAAGCGTTTCGAGTCCTACAACTGGCAGGTGATCCGCAACGTCGACGGCCACGATCCGGAAGAGATCAAGACCGCCATCGAAACCGCCCGCAAGAGCGAGCAGCCGACCCTGATCTGCTGCAAGACCACCATCGGCTTCGGTTCGCCGAACAAGCAGGGCAAGGAAGATTGCCACGGCGCCCCGCTGGGTGACGCGGAAATCGCCCTGACCCGTGCGGCGCTGAAATGGAACTACGGTCCTTTCGAAATCCCGGCCGACATCTATGCCGAGTGGGACGCCAAGGAAGCCGGTCGCGCCGTCGAGGCCGAATGGGACCAGCGTTTTGCTGCCTACTCCGCAGCCTTCCCGACCGAAGCCAATGAACTGATCCGTCGTCTGAGCGGCGAGTTGCCGGCCGACTTCTCGGAAAAGGCCTCGGCCTACATCGCCGAAGTCGCGGCCAAGGGCGAAACCATTGCCAGCCGCAAGGCCAGCCAGAACACCCTGAATGCCTTCGGCCCGCTGCTGCCTGAGTTCCTCGGTGGTTCGGCGGACCTCGCCGGTTCCAACCTGACCCTGTGGAAAGGCTGCAAGGGTGTCAGCGCTGAAGATGCCAGCGGCAACTACATGTACTACGGCGTGCGCGAGTTCGGCATGACCGCGATCATGAACGGCGTCGCCCTGCACGGTGGCCTGGTGCCCTACGGCGCGACCTTCCTGATGTTCATGGAATACGCCCGCAACGCGGTGCGCATGTCGGCACTGATGAAAAAACGCGTGATCCATGTCTACACCCACGACTCCATCGGTCTGGGCGAAGACGGTCCGACCCACCAGCCGATCGAACAACTGACGAGCCTGCGCAGCACGCCTAACCTCGACACCTGGCGCCCTGCCGACGCGGTGGAGTCCGCCGTGGCCTGGAAGTCCGCGATCGAGCGCAAGGACGGCCCTTCGGCGCTGATCTTCTCCCGTCAGAATCTACAGCATCAGCAGCGCGATGCGGCGCAGATCGACAACATCAGCCGTGGTGGTTATGTACTCAAGGACTGCGCGGGCGAGCCTGAGCTGATCCTGATCGCCACCGGTTCGGAAGTGGGCCTGGCAGTGCAGGCTTTCGACAAGCTGACCGAGCAGGGCCGCAAGGTCCGCGTGGTGTCCATGCCATGCACCAGCCTGTTCGATGCCCAGGATGCCAGCTACAAGCAGGCGGTTCTGCCATTGCAGGTCGGCGCGCGTATCGCTATCGAAGCCGCGCATGCGGACTACTGGTACAAGTACGTGGGCCTGGAAGGCCGCGTTATCGGCATGACCACTTACGGTGAGTCGGCGCCAGCCTCGGCCCTGTTCGAAGAGTTCGGCTTCACCCTGGAGAACATCCTGGGTCAGGCTGAGGAACTGCTGGAAGACTGA